In a single window of the Hirundo rustica isolate bHirRus1 chromosome 7, bHirRus1.pri.v3, whole genome shotgun sequence genome:
- the LOC120755227 gene encoding mitochondrial chaperone BCS1: MPLSDFVLALKDNPYFGAGFGLVGVGTVLAAARKGAQFGLVAFRRHYMITLEVPSKDKSYQWLLNWVSHHAKHTQHLSVETSYLQHESGRVSTKFDFIPSLGNHFIWYRRKWIRIERSRETQMLDLNTGTPWESVTFTALGTDREIFFNILQEARELALQQQEGKTIMYSAVGAEWRQFGFPRRRRPLSSVVLEEGVSERLVQDVKEFINNPKWYSERGIPYRRGYLLYGPPGCGKSSFITALAGELEYSICLLSLSDQSLSDDRLNHLLSVAPQQSIILLEDVDAAFVSRDLAAENPAVYQGMGRLTFSGLLNALDGVASTEARIVFMTTNYVDRLDPALVRPGRVDLKQYVGHCSHWQLVCMFQRFYPEQPPDAAQRFAERALAVSKQISAAQVQGHFMLYKTDPEGATTNISSSLL, from the exons ATGCCCCTTTCTGACTTTGTCTTAGCACTGAAGGACAACCCGTATTTCGGGGCTGGGTTTGGCCTCGTCGGCGTGGGCACAGTCCTGGCAGCAGCTCGTAAGGGAGCGCAGTTTGGGCTGGTGGCTTTCAGGCGCCACTATATGATCACCTTGGAGGTGCCCAGCAAGGATAAGAGCTATCAATGGCTGCTGAACTGGGTCTCCCACCACGCCAAGCATACGCAGCACCTCAGTGTTGAGACCTCGTACCTGCAGCATGAAAGTGGGCGTGTCAGCACCAAGTTCGACTTTATCCCCAGCCTCGGGAATCATTTCATCTG GTACCGCAGGAAATGGATTCGCATCGAGCGCAGCCGGGAAACACAAATGCTTGACCTGAACACAGGGACCCCCTGGGAGTCTGTCACCTTCACTGCACTGGGCACTGACCGGGAGATCTTCTTCAATATCCTTCAGGAAG ccCGGGAactggcactgcagcagcaggaggggaagaCAATCATGTACTCGGCCGTGGGGGCAGAGTGGCGTCAGTTCGGCttcccccgccgccgccggcccctcAGCTCTGTGGTGCTGGAGGAAGGCGTGTCAGAGAGGCTGGTTCAGGACGTGAAGGAGTTCATCAACAACCCCAAGTGGTACAGTGAAAGAG GGATCCCCTACCGAAGAGGCTACCTGCTTTATGGACCTCCTGgatgtgggaaaagcagcttcAT cacagccctggccgGGGAACTGGAGTACAGTATCTGCCTGCTGAGCCTCAGTGACCAGAGCCTCTCTGATGACCGGCTCAATCACCTCCTGAGTGTAGCACCACAGCAGAGCATCATCCTGCTGGAGGATGTGGATGCTGCCTTTGTCAGTCGGGACCTTGCTGCTGAGA ACCCGGCTGTGTACCAAGGCATGGGGCGCCTGACCTTCAGTGGTCTCCTCAATGCGCTGGATGGTGTGGCCTCCACAGAAGCCAGGATTGTCTTCATGACCACCAACTATGTGGACAG GCTGGACCCAGCCCTGGTGCGTCCTGGCCGTGTGGATCTGAAGCAGTACGTGGGCCATTGCTCCCACTGGCAGCTCGTCTGCATGTTCCAGCGCTTCTACCCCGAGCAGCCCCCGGATGCAGCCCAGCGGTTTGCAGAGCGGGCGCTGGCGGTCTCCAAGCAGATCAGCGCTGCCCAGGTGCAAGGCCACTTCATGCTTTACAAGACAGACCCTGAAGGAGCCACTACAAACATAAGCTCCAGCCTGCTGTGA
- the RNF25 gene encoding E3 ubiquitin-protein ligase RNF25 translates to MAAAGEEAEATDWALPPEVEVLESIYLEELQVARGLGRWEPWEISITLHPATAQDQDSQYVRFTLVLSVPPQYPDKAPEISIRNPRGLSDEQIQKISQTLRSVAEARLGTEVLYELIEKGKEILTDNNIPQGQCVICLYGFQEKEAFTKTQCYHYFHSHCLARYAQHMEEEILMQQEEREQHLEPSPKQEVGVQCPVCRETLVYDLCALKAAPPPQHPLEPYRPDAKVLQHQEELRLIFKRQQEKGGIIDPEAERNRYFISLQAPPAAVDPGQAATASELSVSARAADVPLPPSQASASEPAGASEARVEPGRPERSTVPREQLSKRERHRGERPGSRGRGRQLCGGSQEPGEEACHPLHGSRGPRVFSQRPERRPAGRHSQEFSKPHSRSRAVPLAERKELCHEDPSPAKETVDLKEEHHDVEKWSTEEGTEARGRKKENLMYNRSDHKAAPNWQGHHRPWDCGRWERSRVQDRGSYPRAPRGRGVFRPSGHREAHLEKESGS, encoded by the exons ATGGCGGCGGCCGGGGAGGAAGCGGAGGCGACGGACTG GGCGCTGCCGCCGGAGGTGGAGGTGCTGGAGTCCATCtacctggaggagctgcaggtggcgCGGGGCCTGGGCAG GTGGGAGCCCTGGGAGATCAGCATCACCCTGCACCCTGCCACTGCCCAGGACCAGGACTCGCAGTACGTCCGCTTCACCCTGGTGCTCTCCGTGCCCCCTCAG TATCCTGATAAAGCACCGGAGATCTCCATCAGGAATCCGCGGGGGCTGTCAGATGAGCAGATTCAAAA GATTTCCCAGACCCTCAGAAGTGTTGCTGaagccaggctggggacagaggtgcTCTATGAACTGATCGAG aagggaaaggagatcCTCACTGACAACAATATTCCTCAAGGACAGTGTGTAATCTGCCTCTATGGATTCCAG GAGAAGGAAGCCTTCACAAAGACCCAGTGCTACCACTACTTCCACTCCCACTGTCTGGCCCGCTATGCCCAGCACATGGAGGAAGAGATCCTcatgcagcaggaggagagagagcagCACCTAGAACCATCCCCCAAACAG GAAGTTGGTGTGCAGTGCCCTGTCTGTCGGGAGACCCTGGTCTACGACCTCTGTGCTCTGAAGGCAGCGCCGCCTCCGCAGCACCCTCTG GAGCCATACAGACCAGATGCCAaagtgctgcagcaccaggaagAACTGCGCCTCATTTTCAAGAGACAGCAAGAGAAAGGGGGAATCATCGACCCCGAGGCAGAGAGGAACCGATATTTCATCAGCCTCCAGGCG cctccagctgctgtggaTCCAGGCCAAGCAGCCACTGCCTCCGAGCTGTCGGTGAGTGCCCGTGCTGCAGACGTGCCCCTGCCACCCAGCCAAGCCTCGGCTTCCGAGCCAGCTGGGGCGTCAGAGGCCAGGGTGGAACCCGGGCGGCCTGAGAGGTCTACTGTGCCCAGAGAGCAACTGAGCAAGAGGGAGAGGCATAGAGGGGAGAGGCCAGGCTCCAGAGGCCGGGGCAGGCAGCTGTGCGGTGGCTCGCAGGAACCAGGAGAGGAAGCCTGTCATCCACTCCATGGCTCCAGGGGGCCCAGGGTGTTCAGCCAGAGACCAGAGCGTAGACCCGCTGGACGGCACAGCCAGGAGTTTTCAAAGCCTCATAGTAGAAGCAGGGCTGTTCCCttggctgaaagaaaagaattgtGCCATGAAGATCCTTCACCAGCAAAAGAAACTGTGGACTTGAAAGAGGAGCACCATGACGTGGAGAAATGGAGCACAGAGGAGGGGACTGAGGCTCGGGGCAGGAAAAAGGAGAACCTGATGTACAACCGCAGTGACCACAAAGCTGCCCCCAACTGGCAGGGCCACCATAGGCCCTGGGATTGTGGAAGATGGGAGAGGTCCAGAGTTCAGGACCGTGGTTCCTACCCCAGAGCACCAAGAGGGCGAGGGGTGTTCAGGCCCAGTGGACATCGAGAAGCCCATCTTGAGAAAGAGAGTGGCTCCTAG